One Gordonia pseudamarae genomic window, CGGCTGGCATCGGGTTCGACTGGCCAACACCGAAGGCGGACAACATACCTCGTACGCGGCCACGCCGTACGGGCAAACCCCGCTCACCGACGCCGAGGTGACCGGCTGCCAGACGTTGGCGATGTGGCTTCAGGTGCAGGCCACATTCACCGGGAGCGACGACACCGGCCGTCCCCATCCGGTGGCGCCCCCGCCCGCCCGCTCGCACGCGTCGGCGGCGTGATCTCGCCGACGCCCACGTGATCTCCGAAACCGGCCGTGATCGGGCGTCCCGTGCGGTTCAATGACTCGACGAACCCCCAACGAAGGAGTCGAAGGTTGTCCCGTTCATTGAGAGTGGCCGTGCTCGGCGGAGGGTCGTGGGGAACCTCGGTCGCCGCGCTGGCCGCCCGCAACACCCCCACCCTCGTCTGGGCCCGAGACAGCGCCACAGCCGACGACATCAACACCCGGCAACGCAACAGCCGGTACCTCGGTGACATACCACTGCCCGACTCGCTGCGTGCCACCACCGACCTGGCCGAACTCGCCGACTTCGCCGATGTGCTGGCCGTCGGTATCCCCTCGCATGCGATGCGCGAAACCCTCGGACCGCTCGCCCCCGAACTGCGACCGTGGGTGCCGGCGATCTCCCTGGCCAAGGGACTGGAACCGGGAACGCGGCGCCGGCCGACCGAGGTGATCGCCGAATGCCTGCCCGGTCATCCGGTGGGATTGCTGGCCGGCCCCAATATCGCGGGCGAGATCGCCGAGGGCAAGGCGGCGGCCGCCGTCATCGCCACCGAGGACGAGCGGGTGGCCACCGCGCTGCAACCGCTGTTCACCTCGAAGGTCTTTCGTGTGTACCGCAACGACGACGTCCTGGGCTGCGAACTCGGCGGCATCCTCAAGAACATCGTCGCCATCGCCAGCGGCATGGCCGAAGGTCTCGACGTCGGCGACAACACGCGGGCCATGGTCCTGTCCCGCGGCTTGGCCGAGATGACCCGTCTGGGTGAGGCGATGGGCGCCAATCCCCGATCGTTCGCCGGGCTCACCGGCATGGGCGACCTCATCGCCACCTGCACCAGCCCCCGCTCCCGCAACCGCCGCCTCGGCGAACTGCTCGCCCAGGGACGCACCACCGAGGAGGCCGTCACCGAACTCGGCCAGGTCGCCGAGGGCGCCAAAACCGCGCCGACGGTGCTGGAACTGGCCACCGAGTTCAACGTCGCGATGCCGATCGCCGAGACCGTCGCCGCCGTCGTACAGGGCCAGATGACCCCCGCCCAGGCCTACCGCGGCCTGCTCCGGGTCACCCCCGGAACCGAAACCGACGTCGGCTGAGCCGCCGCGTCGGCTGTGCCCGTCCGGGGCACCGGCAATCACCACGAGCGGCGGACATCGACAGCT contains:
- a CDS encoding NAD(P)H-dependent glycerol-3-phosphate dehydrogenase; protein product: MSRSLRVAVLGGGSWGTSVAALAARNTPTLVWARDSATADDINTRQRNSRYLGDIPLPDSLRATTDLAELADFADVLAVGIPSHAMRETLGPLAPELRPWVPAISLAKGLEPGTRRRPTEVIAECLPGHPVGLLAGPNIAGEIAEGKAAAAVIATEDERVATALQPLFTSKVFRVYRNDDVLGCELGGILKNIVAIASGMAEGLDVGDNTRAMVLSRGLAEMTRLGEAMGANPRSFAGLTGMGDLIATCTSPRSRNRRLGELLAQGRTTEEAVTELGQVAEGAKTAPTVLELATEFNVAMPIAETVAAVVQGQMTPAQAYRGLLRVTPGTETDVG